The sequence TACGAAAAGCACGACACCGGCGTCGGACATCCCGAAACGCCGCAACGGTACACGGCCGTGATGGATGCTCTCCGAGAGGATGGACAGCTCTGGCCAAACCTGAACGAGATCACGCCGGAAAAGGCGTCAAAAGGTGTCATCCAGGCGGCCCATACGCCGCAGCACTTCAAGCGTGTCGAAAGCGCCTTTGAGAACGGTTACGACCGTTTGGACGCCGACACGACGATCTCGCCGGAATCCTTCGACGCCTCGTTGTTTGCTGCCGGCGGAGCGATTGCGGGCGTCGATGCCGTGATGCAGTGCGAGGCAGAGAATGCGTTCGTTGTCGTTCGCCCGCCGGGCCATCATGCGACGGCAGAACGCGCGATGGGATTTTGCTTGTTCAATAATGTCGCCATCGCCGCCAAATACGCTCAAAACCAATACAAAGAGATCGACCGCGTCGCGATCATCGATTGGGACGTCCATCACGGAAACGGCACGCAGGGCATTTTTTACAACGACGCCACGGTTTTCTTTTTCTCGATGCATCAGTATCCGTGGTATCCGGGAACCGGCAGCCGGGGCGAGACAGGCCACGGACGAGGGCTTGGGACGACGATGAATGTGCCAGTCCGGGCCGAAACACGCTCCGATGAGCAAAAGCGAATGTTCGAGGCGGCGGTCTGGGATATCGGCAAAGAGTTCAAACCGGACCTGATAATGATCTCAGCAGGTTTTGACGCTCATCTCACGGATCCGCTCGGGCAACTTCGGCTCGAGGATGAAGATTTTGTTTCGATGACCGCGACGCTCAAGGAATGGGCATCTGAGACGTGCTCGGGACGCATCATCTCGTGTCTGGAAGGTGGTTATAACCTGGAGATGCTCGGCCAGACCGTGAGAAACCATGTTGCCGAGTTAAGTCGATAGCCGGAGCTGTGATAAAATTCGCCATCACAAGATTGTAGCCAGGAGGTAAATGCGATGCCGGACATCGAGATACCGTGCGTTCAGTGCAAAGAGATCTTCATTTTTAGCGAAAAGGACCAGGAGATCTACTACCAGCGCAACATGATGCAGCCGCAGCGTTGCCCGCGGTGCCGTTCAAAAAAAGCCGCGTTGCGCGAGGACGCACCAAAACGTTACGAGATCGTCTGCGACCATTGCGGCAAGCACGACACCGTGCCCTTCCAGCCAAAGACCGGCCGATCTGTCCTTTGCAAGGATTGCTACGAATCCAGTCGCTCGCGCGCGAGAAACGCCTGATATGAACCTCGAAACAGTCCTTTACGAATTCGACGGTTCTGTGGCGACCGTTACGATGAACCGGGCCGACGCCCTGAATGCGCTGTCGCAGCAGCTGACCGCGGACCTCGACCGAGCGTTTCGGCAGGTGATACTTGATGGCGCAAGGGCCGTGATCTTTTCCGGCAGCGGCCGTGCCTTCTGTTCCGGCGGCGACCTGCGTGAAATGCAGTCCCTGTGGGAAAAAGAAGGCCGCATCGAGGCGTTTCTTGAGGAACCGCTCGGCGCCCTCCACGGCGTCATTCAACTGATCCGAGAAACAGCCGTCCCGTTCATCGCGGCCGTCAACGGCGTCTGCGCCGGCGCCGGTGTCAATTTTGCGCTTGCATGCGATATCGTCATCGCTGCAGATGACGCATCGTTCCGTGAAGCATTTGTCCGCATCGGCCTCTCGCCGGATTGCGGCGGGACATTCTTCCTCCC is a genomic window of Chloracidobacterium sp. containing:
- a CDS encoding zinc-ribbon domain containing protein, translated to MPDIEIPCVQCKEIFIFSEKDQEIYYQRNMMQPQRCPRCRSKKAALREDAPKRYEIVCDHCGKHDTVPFQPKTGRSVLCKDCYESSRSRARNA
- a CDS encoding enoyl-CoA hydratase/isomerase family protein, producing MNLETVLYEFDGSVATVTMNRADALNALSQQLTADLDRAFRQVILDGARAVIFSGSGRAFCSGGDLREMQSLWEKEGRIEAFLEEPLGALHGVIQLIRETAVPFIAAVNGVCAGAGVNFALACDIVIAADDASFREAFVRIGLSPDCGGTFFLPRAVGEKIAAELLMTGDAVTAERAVAIGMINKAVPAASLLDEARSMASKLAAGPTGSLGRIKQMLNATFSNDLAAQLALEHQCQIESGKSADFKEGIAAFFEKRPANFGGR
- a CDS encoding histone deacetylase, coding for MRTALIHHAIYEKHDTGVGHPETPQRYTAVMDALREDGQLWPNLNEITPEKASKGVIQAAHTPQHFKRVESAFENGYDRLDADTTISPESFDASLFAAGGAIAGVDAVMQCEAENAFVVVRPPGHHATAERAMGFCLFNNVAIAAKYAQNQYKEIDRVAIIDWDVHHGNGTQGIFYNDATVFFFSMHQYPWYPGTGSRGETGHGRGLGTTMNVPVRAETRSDEQKRMFEAAVWDIGKEFKPDLIMISAGFDAHLTDPLGQLRLEDEDFVSMTATLKEWASETCSGRIISCLEGGYNLEMLGQTVRNHVAELSR